The region TGATAATGCCCTTTAATCCGCAGCAAAATGGGTCTTGATTTGTATATATTCTGTTAGTATATCTATGTCAGTTTACTACTTTTATACGTCAGTAACCAGTCTATTCCTGCATTGTAAGGTGACCATCGATTTGGAGCTCCACCTCGCCAAAAGGACTAAGTTCAAGTCTTCCAGGGGTCCTTTTGCCCACTACGACGTCTACCTCTACAAGGCGCCCAAAACCAAACCCCGGATCCCCAACGGGCCCCGTGTCAAGACTGTTAATGGCCCTAGCCGAGCTAAGGGCCGAATCCTGCGATGGGAAGACGACACGTACCCTCCTTCTCCCCCCTGTTCTATCTGCAGCCCCGACAGGGCTCGCTTGCTGCCGGCCTCCATGATCACCGAGCTTCAGCGGTCCAGACCGTGGACTCTGAGCCCCTACACCGCCCAATGAACTGTTCCTCATATCTTGTTGTCTTGGCTGTCATCTTGAAAATCGTTCTGTGAATGTACattatatgttgtatttttgtaggcgTTTACCAGAAGAAAACTTTGTAAAGAATTTGTACGGGATTTTGCTTACGTAGTTTGACATACTGTCAagttgaaacaggaagttggagCATATAGAGGTATTTAAAGTGTCTCTTGAACCAGGACAATAGAGAGggaaagtcccgccccttcttgacttgcaaaattatgttttaaattgacaaacatttgtgtgattcatgccacaattcaaacgggatcaaaaaatgattctctctcgccgttgactaccattCATATTTTGTCTGACAtggggtccactggaaggggcgggacttctcctctctatacagtctatgggacATGACCCAGACGAAGTGGATGCTTGCATGTATTTTGCTGTAGACGACCACTGGCCTCCTCTGGCAGCTGTCAAAAATTCAGAAATGTTCGCAACTGGGAATGTTTATATGTATGGTGTCTTCAGGGAATAAATACCCAGTAATTGTTATGTTGCAGATTTAATGGCAACGGTTGtggcatgtaaaaaaaaatgtatgatgttattttttgttttaattttattctatcTTCATATTCTGTGTCTGCTACTGCGCAgtgacataaacataaacatttagcTGTTTTCTAGGAAGGTATTTGTATTCTGAAAAAAGTAGGAAAATAATGCTTttaccatttattttttatctattttcaatttattgattattaaCTGATATGGACAATTAAACCATACTGCGTTGTGAAAGTATTGAACCTTGGTGTCTTGCTCAGTAACATTTCAGGGACCGTAGGAATCAGGAAAGTGTCTAACCACACAGGCTGCTGATAACCTCcgcagagacagaaacacaagcaTTATTTCTACTTATACGTTTGAGTGTCTGTGCCAACAGTTATACCAGAACAAGCAGGCAGTTTGCCAAACGACAAATCAATGAAAGCTCATTGGATCGTTCTATATTACTCTGCTCATATGACACAGCGTCTGTGCTGCGATCATAAACGTCTGACTCAGTAGCGTAAAATAATACTGATGTCTGTATACACGtgttaaaatattaattatgtGACACTTTGTGGTTCCCTGCTGGAAGAATCTGTTTTTACTTGCagaaaatgttgcagaaaagtAGACCATCTTGATTACTTGATTTGCCAAAGATTTTCATTCGGAGAACTTGAACTTGATAAACtcgaatgttttgtttttagcatgattcttatttttttttggctcagtctcaccgctctcatcaacTTTCTTTCCAGAGGATAAACTGATAAACTCGCTGTACACCACTTGCCCAgaaccaaacagcagacagacaaatttAAGAcaccagctggtgaacacagtgaagcatttagcagctaaaatgCCAGATATTTTCTTTCCTAGGAGTTTGTAGACACCACCAGCAAAGTTAAAAGAAGAGTGACTGTCGTACttatattcatcaggtggacacaaacacgactctGAACGCTGATGTTGTTTCaaatctgctggatgtgtaaaagTTTCCTCAAACGCCTgaacaactttataaggtgatatgTTAGTGTCGTGTTTACAGattgttctgctgcccccaaatGGCCAAAATTAAAACtattaaagcagctttaatttatcattttggattatgatatttaaaaagatagaTTTGAGAAACAAATTATTCGACTAAAGCAAACAACAAAGAGCCAAAAATGCTTTTGGTGTGACAAATATAAGGTTTGGTGAATTGACTACAAAAGAAACAGTGAAAATAGAAAGGATTCAGTCATGTGAAATTACTGATAACATGTGAGCTACAGTGCAGTGCAGCAGCTCAGTGATGGTATTGTTCTGCCTGCGACCTTTAGGAGAGCTATGTTATTAGTAGGGCAATATGAATTTAAAGATTAAAATGCAGATTCATTGCATTTGTAGTCTTGATGTGTTTGATATTGAGCTGCTGGAGAGCTACACACTGCCATCTGCTGATTCAAAACATGATCAGCTGCTAATAATCTATCTCCCATTTTACTTGAAGGTGTCTTATTCAGCTGTTCTGCATGAACCACGAGTATAAGATGGATGACGTACATTAACCATCCTACATTCAATCATACTTGAATAAAAATGGTATGCaggttttctgtttttctattcAACGCAGAGCCACACATACCTTTTGTTGGCATCGATCTTCAGGAATGATCTTCAGCAGTGGATGATAAAATAGCCatctttagcagctaaatagataataataactttattatagAGCGCATTTCATACAAGAAATGtagctcaaagtgcttcacaaaaataaaatgcaacacattcaAACAATGGCTCCACTATGTCCACgagctaactgtgtctgtctgtcgtttggtgctgagcaggtagtgtagaGTGGCTTTTTAGAGGTTTTTCCTCAGCTTCCTGCTGCGGCCGAAATTatgagagtggtgagagtgaacgagaacagtaaagttgtgggctgGACACATAAACAATGAactgaaactcactataaagctctgtaaagccgaggggagctgcagatttggGTGCTAATCACCTTTCACCTGTCACATttgtcatttgatacattgttattataaaaaaaaatctattatagcagctttaatgtCTCTTTTCTCCTTTCAAATAACCCCTGATAGTGCTGGATTAAAGTATTCTGTATTATACACTTGAAAATTATAATGTGCACCCCTGATTTTACTTGATGTTTGTGCAAAAAGAActacaacaaaagaaaacaaaaatatcacatAAAGTGCGTCTTCATAAAAAGCATCTTCTACTTCACTAATGACTTGATGCTAAATTCACTTGGAAAATAAAAACTCATATTTCtaaacagaaagaagaagagcttTGTGACTGGGGCCATAATCCAGAGGGTTGATAGTTTGAAACAAGCGTAGGGTAAATATTCCTTTgttacatttcaaaatgtttaattaaaaattaaaagcaTATCTATGCATATCTGTTATTCCACTCAgatacatgtagtggagtaaaacgtACAATAGcctatttgcctctgagatatAGTGGAGCAGAAGTGTAAATTAGCAgaaaatttaaaggtcccatatcgtgctcattttcaggttcatacttgtattttgtgtttctactagaacatgtttacaggctgtaatgttaaaaaaaaaactttattttcctcatactgtctgcctgaatatacttgtatttactttctgtctgaaacgctccgttttagtgcatttcaacggaattgcaacagaattgcatttgctaggcaacagtttgggtccatgtttacttcctgtcagctgatgttatttaaatacactgcaacaggtaataaactgggacacatttagaacgtttatgtttaaaaccgtgtaatggtctaaatattgtattatttgtgacatcacaaatgaacagaaatcctaacggcttctttcaaacgcacaatttctgaatacgggctgtgtattcctccgtatattgagcattttgatagtttaacagtatttataaagcacttaaacctgttttataatataaaagacacgaaaatctcactttttataatatgggacctttaaattctCAGACTCCCACGGAGTCTGAGAATTTCAGAGACCCTCAATCAGAGATCCTCAATCACGCCTTCATCACCTCCCGTCTGGACTACCTTAATGTAGTCCTGTCCGGGGtacccagcaaagccctggacaggctccagtatgtccagaactcagctgccagggttctcaccTGCACTAggccctggcagcacatcaccctTACACTCATCCACCTTCACTGGCTTCCAGCAAAATCAACTATAAACTCCTCATTCTCACATAGAAATCCCTCCATGCCCTCGCCCCTCAGTACCTAACCGACCGTCTCCGCCCCTACACTCCATCCCGGAAACTACGATCCTCTGACACTGGTCTGCTCTCCATCCCCCACACCCGGCTGAGAACATTCGGCGACAGAGCCTTCAGCGTCGCGTCCTCAACCACCTCAAACACCAGCTGTTCATCAAGACCtatgatctcagctgactcttcctacacatcactcttttaattacctagctatagtttctcctctgtgttatttattagtatgatttagtgtgccccctttgtaaagcgtccttgggtttctgaaaggcgctatataagtccaatttattattattattattataaatacaattaaGCTACCTCCAAATTGTACTtgtacagcacttgagtaaacaTTAGTTACTTCTCTCacaactaccactactactCATTAACACGGTACTACCAACAGGAGGCGGTGTCTTCAATCTAAtaaggacacaaacacacagaagaagTCAGACCCACAGTTTCAGTACGCATGCGCGAGTTCCACACCCACCATGTGCAAACAAAGGTCGTCTATTAAGACAGCTGTGCTAAACTGTCACCATGGAGACCATTATTCTGTCACAGACCTGAGGTAGTTGGACCTGAGGTAAACCCTCCCATGTAAACTTTCCAATTCAGACTTCAAACTTAAGATTCTGTTTTTGTGTAGTCatctaaaatcaataaaactcTCAAAACATAATTAAGAAATAACGTAAGATATTAATTTAGCAGTCCGTGGTCCAAAAGATTTTTCCGCCAGATGCAGAGTGAGACCTCCTGTTTGGTTTTTACCCCGTCTTCGATAACTGGCATGCTACTTGACGTTAGCACAGCAGCTAGCTGGTAGTATCTTTGTTTATACTTATTAAACCTACGAATTCACAAGACACGTTTTGAGATTAATTTCTGTGTCACCACTCCTATTTCGTAACGTTGTTTTAGCTCCTCTTACAGCCCGTTTAGCTTGTATTATTCACAGTTAGGTTATCTAGTAGCATTAGCTATGTTTACAGAGCTCAACAGCATCTTGAACACAACTCCAGACAGCTTCACACAGGTGAGGActtaacatttaatataatgtaatatgcACATTACACGTTGCTTTATTAAGCTGTAGCACATTATTCTACATGTTAACGTTACTATGGTTGAGTTAAACCATTCTAaagtttgtaactttgtactcTGCAGGGAGAGTTTGTGTTgctctcagacagacagagtgatgCCTCCTTCCTCATTCACCACTTCCTCTCTTTGTACCTACGAGGTGAGTTATCATCACCTGTCAATGTCAACATGAGAGAAACTGTTCATTCATGTCTGATATTTAGCTTGTTCTGAACCACAGTCTCTCTGTGATTGACATAACATTTTGGATGGTTGTCtggatgttgtctgtgtgtgtttgtggggtaAGCTGTGAATTCAATTGCCcttcttgggatcaataaaggtgtctgaatctgaatctctttttttatttcagcacgCTGCAAAGTGTGTTTTGTGGGTCTGGTGCAGTCCTTCAATCATTACAGTGCAATCAGTCAGAGACTGGTGAGTCTACACTGTTTACATCCTTGTGCTGTATTCTGATTTCACATGTACAACATGTAAGAGAGCTTTAATCTTTTGGCTTTTAGTTTTAGGTACAGTATGAGAATAAAGCTTCTCTAGTTAATTTGTAAAATACATATTGATTGTACTTGCTAGCCCTGTATATTTTAGCTTGGTGCCATCATAAGTGATGACACtgaatttgtgtgtgtctgtgtgtgaatcCTCAGGGTGTAAGCCTAGCCCAAGCAAAGGAAAAAGGTCAGCTTGTTTTCCTAGAGGGACTGAAGGAGTCGCTGTCTGTTTTGATTCCTCAAGAAAGCGACTCCGGTAGTCAAGCTATGGACTTCTTCAGGTAAAAACCAAATGATCACTCACTTTTTGGTAGGGttttgtcactttattttcttacCTGTACAGACTTATATATTTTATCGTCATATGGCATCACGGTTTATTTGTAACCCCCATGTAAATGAACTTAACTATAATCATAAACTATTTATATGAGTTTGTCTATCTGGATTACCAATCCAACAGTATTACAtttacactagggctgtcaatctctctctctctctctctctctctctctctctttctctttcatgtCTCTGTCTTCAGGGATCCTGCTGTTGGCCTGAAGAGTCTGTATGAGTTTGTCCGGTCCAGTTTGACCAGTTCTAGTGGCGGggaagaggaagcagaggagTGGGGACCCCCGGTGTTGCTGGTGGATGACCTCAGTGTGCTGCTGAGTCTGGGTGTGAGCGTTGGAGCCGTGCAGGACTTCAGCCACTACTGCCGAGCCACAGTCTGCTCCCAGCTACAGGTTAGATTCATTCTTGTTGTAGAATCAGGATTTATTTGAGATGTATACCGTTGAATCCCAACCAGTCACCCCTGGTTGTGCCGACTGATGTATATCAGTCGGCACAACCAGGGGTGACTGGTTGTGATTTAAAATGGCATTTGCAGTTGTATGTATCCATAACCTGTATTTACTTGCTGTATGTTCAATAAGGGGGTTAAGATGAAGTGAACAGCTCTAATAAAAACTCTATGTCTTATCACCATAACTTTGACTGTGACTGCAGGGCAATGTGGTGATGCTGGTACGCTGTGatggggaagaagaggaggacgacGGAGACGATGAAGGCTCAGAGAGACTTCTGAAGGGCCTGACCCACCAGTGTAGCCTCACTCTTCATGTACAGGGTCTCCCCACTGGCTACTGCAGGGACATACACGGGCAGGTGAGTGTGTTTGTCCGTACGGTTTTTctgattttacattttacaacacTTCATAGATATGCTTAAAGTCCAAGTGTATTGCATTCAGGTGAGGACAGTGCTGcgactaaagattattttcattactgagtaatctgccaattattagGGGTTGCGCAGCTCAACTGCTGGtctctcttgtttttgtcaaaattattattattattattattaatactactaataataataataataatattagggGCCGGGAAGCTAAACTTTGAAAATTCATAACAAATCAGCCGTACGTGCTACAACTTTGCAGCTTccaccaaaatgtagcccaaGTGTGCAGAAATGTTGATATGCTTCAACCTGGCAGGAATCATGAAGTTCATCACTctgtttttctcaaaaactgtaaaactaaTTAAACCTATCTCCTCCCACATTTTTTGCTTAATTGACAACAAACTTTCCACAAACCATCATTTTTGAATTATCAGAAATTGAGCCCACAGTGCCTCAAATCGTTTTAGTGTAAACAGTACTGTACACAGCTACTGCAAATTCttgctaaataaagctccaatgttcatgaaaataaatatcaaaattgagatttttgttttgtttttagaaatattaCTGTATAATGATAAACCTAGATTCATGGTGGGGAGaccatttttgttttagttgtttGATTGTAcctttttaatgtattaatatatgAGGGAAATCaatgcacatacagtatcaaTAACTTGAAAGTGACAGAAATGGTGATACACATGGCATAAGGTCTGTAAGAGGTCACATATCTACAGTATAGCAAGGGAAAAGTGCAAGACACAATAAACATGTAAGTAAATCAAtggtgttgtttgttttcaggtGGAAGTGTGTTGGAGGAGGAAACAAGGTGATGGGCAGCACACACAGAAGAAACTCTTTCAGTACAAGGTCCATGATAAAGGAGCCTCCTTCTTCGCTCCTGGGACATCCAGCGCTGTTCTCTAGTTCCACCTTTCAACATCCTTGTTTGCCACTTGTCTCTTTTACATGCGACAACCGACTTATATTTTAATATCACCAGACAATACAAATGTTGAGTGTTTAGCTGCCAAAGTGGTTGGCCAGGCTTTACGTTTGGATGCTCGCTAGTGTCAACGACCTAGCCTGGACCCCCGGCTGGCTGTCTGGAGGAAGGACACTGTGATCCTGCCAGCTGATAGCCTGATTCCAGACCTCTGAATCGCTGCACACTTCTCCGATTTGTTTCCACAACTATTCAAATGAgtgaagtgaaaataaaatgacactTCAGTCAGATTATCAGGCTGGTTTGCTGAAGGTATGACCACAGAATTATGCTATTGTCAATATTTGGTTACTAGTTTGAATCAGTTTTTGTGTGTTGACATGCATGCATGCTATGAATGCAGACCGTTTTACATTTGGGATGGATAGCGGACATTAATGGACAATGGACTGACTGATACtgtagatcaggggtcagcatcctgcggctccggagccacatgcggctctttaatccctctccagtggctccctgtggatttttaaaaatggaaatgaataataaatacattttttgtttacattttcattttaatttatcattgttgtaggtctatggtacgacggtacgtctgagtattagggccacattgaggaaaaaaaaaaaatcggagatttcgagaataaagtgataataatataaagtagtaattttacgtgctattttctttttttctggtaaagtcatgactttattctcgtaatgttaacactttttttctcgt is a window of Sebastes umbrosus isolate fSebUmb1 chromosome 11, fSebUmb1.pri, whole genome shotgun sequence DNA encoding:
- the elp6 gene encoding elongator complex protein 6 — its product is MFTELNSILNTTPDSFTQGEFVLLSDRQSDASFLIHHFLSLYLRARCKVCFVGLVQSFNHYSAISQRLGVSLAQAKEKGQLVFLEGLKESLSVLIPQESDSGSQAMDFFRDPAVGLKSLYEFVRSSLTSSSGGEEEAEEWGPPVLLVDDLSVLLSLGVSVGAVQDFSHYCRATVCSQLQGNVVMLVRCDGEEEEDDGDDEGSERLLKGLTHQCSLTLHVQGLPTGYCRDIHGQVEVCWRRKQGDGQHTQKKLFQYKVHDKGASFFAPGTSSAVL